The following coding sequences are from one Ochotona princeps isolate mOchPri1 chromosome 8, mOchPri1.hap1, whole genome shotgun sequence window:
- the EMILIN1 gene encoding EMILIN-1: protein MAPSTLWSCCLYCLLTAAVGAGAASYPPRGYSLYTGGGGALSPGGPQAQSAPRPASRHRNWCAYVVTRTVSCVLEDGVQTFVKPDYQPCGWGQPQCPRSIMYRSFVRPRYRVAYKTVTDMEWRCCQGYGGDDCAEGPAPALGPALATPQPRPQPARPSLSGSSAGSHLSGLGGEGPGESEKVQQLEEQVQSLTKELQGLRGILQGLSGRLAEDVQKAVETAFNGRQQPADAAARPGVHETLSEIQHQLQLLDNRVSTHDQELGHLNNHHSSGNSRVPGQTPASSGPSEELLRQLERRLQESCSVCLAGLDGFRRQQQEDRERLRALEKLLASVEERQRQLAGPALGRRPPQECCPPELGRRLAELERRLDVVAGSVTVLSGRRGTELGGAAGQGGHPPGYSSLASRLSRLEGRFNSTLGPSEELEDSWSGRPGGLGHWLPAAPGRLEKLEGQLANVSGELGGRLDLLEEQVAGAVQACGQLCSGSPGAQDSQVNEILSGLEQRVLDSEGQLRLVGSGLHQVRAEGEARQAVLEGLRGAVGQLQDRMDKQDRAATELTLRLNVTATRLGQLEALLQARGEEGCGACGGVQEELGRLRDGVERCSCPLLPPRGPGAGPGVGGPSRGPLDGFSVFGGSSGSALQALQGELSEVILTFSSLNDSLHELQATVEGQGADLADLGATKDSIISEINRLQQEATEHATESEERFRGLEQGQAQVGQCPSLEGRLGRLEGVCERLDTVAGGLQGLREGLSRHVASLWAGLRETNSTSQTQAALLEKLLGGQASLGRRLGALNSSLLLLEDRLHKLSQKDLTGPAGEVGPPGPPGVQGPPGPAGPPGPPGKDGQEGPVGPPGPQGEQGEEGTPAVPAPRVAFSAALSLPRSEPGTVPFDRVLLNDGGYYDPETGVFTAPLAGRYLLSAVLTGHRHEKVEAVLSRSNLGVARIDSGGYEPEALENKPVAESQPSPGALGVFSLILPLQAGDTVCIDLVMGQLAHSEEPLTIFSGALLYEDPELEHL, encoded by the exons ATGGCCCCCAGCACCCTCTGGAGCTGCTGCCTTTACTGCCTGTTGACCGCGGCCGTGGGTGCCGGCGCCGCGAGCTACCCTCCCCGAGGTTACAGTCTCTACACAGGGGGCGGCGGTGCCCTCAGCCCCGGGGGACCTCAGGCCCAGAGCGCACCCCGGCCCGCCAGCCGCCACAG GAACTGGTGTGCCTACGTGGTGACGCGGACGGTGAGCTGTGTCCTTGAAGATGGCGTGCAGACCTTTGTCAAGCCAGACTACCAACCCTGTGGCtggggccagccccagtgccccCGAAGCATCAT GTACCGCAGCTTCGTCCGACCTCGCTACCGTGTGGCCTACAAAACAGTGACTGATATGGAGTGGAGATGCTGCCAGGGCTATGGGGGTGACGACTGTGCCGAgggtcctgccccagccctgggccctgcactCGCCACACCACAGCCTCGGCCCCAGCCTGCCCGTCCCAGCCTCTCCGGCTCCAGCGCAGGCAGCCACCTGAGTGGACTGGGGGGAGAAG GTCCTGGGGAGTCAGAGAAGGTGCAGCAGttggaggagcaggtgcagagccTGACAAAGGAACTGCAAGGCCTGCGGGGCATCCTGCAGGGACTGAGCGGGCGCCTGGCAGAAGATGTGCAGAAGGCGGTGGAGACGGCCTTTAACGGGCGGCAGCAGCCAGCGGATGCAGCAGCCCGTCCCGGTGTGCATGAGACCCTAAGCGAGATCCAgcaccagctgcagctcctggacAACCGCGTCTCCACCCACGACCAGGAGCTGGGCCACCTCAACAACCACCACAGTAGTGGCAATAGCAGGGTCCCAGGTCAGACCCCAGCCTCTTCTGGCCCCAGTGAGGAGCTGCTGCGGCAGCTGGAGCGCCGACTGCAGGAGTCATGCTCCGTGTGCCTGGCGGGGCTGGATGGCTTCCGCCGGCAGCAACAGGAGGACCGGGAGCGGCTGCGAGCACTGGAGAAGCTGCTGGCATCAGTGGAGGAGCGGCAGCGGCAGCttgctgggccagccctgggtcGTAGGCCCCCTCAAGAGTGCTGCCCCCCTGAGCTGGGCCGGCGACTGGCAGAGCTGGAGCGCAGGCTTGACGTGGTGGCTGGCTCAGTGACAGTGCTGAGTGGAAGGCGAGGCACAGAGCTGGGAGGTGCTGCTGGGCAGGGGGGCCATCCTCCAGGCTACAGCAGCCTTGCCTCTCGCCTTTCCCGCCTGGAAGGCCGCTTCAATTCCACCCTGGGTCCCTCGGAGGAGCTGGAAGACAGCTGGTCAGGTAGACCTGGAGGGCTCGGTCACTGGCTGCCAGCTGCCCCAGGCCGGCTGGAGAAGCTGGAAGGGCAACTGGCCAACgtgagtggggagctgggtgggcggCTGGATCTGCTGGaagagcaggtggcaggggccgtGCAGGCGTGTGGACAGCTCTGCTCCGGGTCCCCCGGGGCTCAGGACTCTCAGGTCAATGAGATCCTCAGTGGCCTGGAACAAAGGGTGCTGGACAGCGAGGGGCAGCTGCGACTGGTGGGCTCCGGCCTGCATCAGGTGCGGGCAGAGGGAGAGGCCCGACAGGCTGTGCTAGAGGGCCTGCGGGGTGCTGTAGGCCAGCTCCAGGACCGCATGGACAAGCAGGACAGGGCAGCCACGGAACTCACGCTGCGGCTGAATGTCACTGCGACGCGGCTGGGCCAGCTGGAGGCTCTGCTGCAGGCCCGCGGAGAGGAGGGCTGCGGGGCCTGCGGGGGCGTCCAGGAGGAACTCGGCCGTCTCCGGGACGGTGTGGAGCGCTGCTCCTGCCCGCTGCTGCCTCCGCGGGGCCCCGGTGCCGGGCCAGGTGTCGGAGGCCCAAGCCGCGGGCCTCTGGATGGCTTCAGTGTGTTTGGTGGCAGCTCAGGCTCTGCGCTGCAGGCCCTACAAGGAGAGCTGTCGGAGGTGATCCTCACCTTCAGCTCTCTCAATGACTCGCTGCACGAACTGCAGGCCACCGTGGAGGGCCAGGGCGCTGATCTGGCCGACCTGGGGGCCACTAAGGACAGCATCATCTCTGAGATCAACAGGCTGCAGCAAGAGGCCACAGAGCATGCCACAGAGAGTGAGGAGCGCTTTCGTGGCCTAGAGCAGGGGCAGGCCCAGGTGGGACAGTGCCCCAGCCTGGAGGGGCGCCTGGGCCGTCTGGAAGGAGTTTGTGAGCGCTTGGACACTGTGGCCGGGGGACTGCAGGGGCTGCGTGAGGGCCTTTCCAGGCATGTGGCCAGCCTCTGGGCTGGGCTACGGGAAACCAACAGCACCAGCCAGACACAGGCAGCCTTACTGGAGAAGCTTCTGGGGGGGCAGGCCAGCCTGGGCAGGCGGCTCGGAGCCCTgaacagctccctgctgctcctggaggACCGTCTGCACAAGCTCAGTCAGAAAGACCTCACGG GGCCTGCGGGTGAGGTGGGCCCGCCAGGGCCtcctggggtgcagggacccccaggccctgctggaccccCAGGACCTCCGGGCAAGGACGGACAAGAGGGGCCTGTAGGGCCACCAG GTCCCCAGGGGGAGCAGG GAGAGGAGGGAACCCCAGCAGTCCCTGCACCCCGGGTAGCGTTTTCAGCTGCCCTAAGTCTGCCACGATCCGAACCTGGCACAGTCCCCTTCGACAGAGTTCTGCTCAATGACGGCGGTTACTACGATCCAGAGACGG GCGTGTTCACCGCACCCCTGGCCGGGCGCTACCTGCTGAGTGCGGTGCTTACCGGTCACCGACATGAGAAAGTGGAGGCCGTGCTGTCACGCTCCAACCTGGGAGTGGCCCGCATCGACTCTGGTGGCTACGAGCCTGAGGCTCTGGAGAACAAGCCGGTGGCTGAAAGCCAGCCGAGCCCGGGCGCCCTGGGCGTGTTCAGCCTTATCCTGCCACTACAGGCAGGGGACACGGTCTGCATTGACCTGGTCATGGGGCAGCTGGCGCACTCGGaggaaccactcaccatcttcaGTGGAGCCCTGCTCTACGAGGACCCCGAGCTGGAACACTTGTAG